The proteins below come from a single Roseiflexus sp. RS-1 genomic window:
- a CDS encoding carboxymuconolactone decarboxylase family protein, with amino-acid sequence MNRTTTFPRRFYTGLHPFLADVAWLFRHRAQLRLARTLLSPTFRERLMLAVTAVNRCRYCSFAHTRMALAAGVSNAEIARILNQTLDDCPPDEAPALAYAYHWAETDAMPEATARERLICEYGVLRAGAIEAVLRMIRVGNLMGNTFDYLLFRISGGRLGATADDRHERNNPDH; translated from the coding sequence ATGAACCGCACGACGACCTTTCCTCGCCGTTTCTATACCGGTCTGCATCCGTTTCTGGCGGATGTCGCCTGGTTGTTCCGGCATCGCGCGCAGTTGCGGCTGGCGCGCACCCTGCTCTCACCGACATTCCGCGAGCGTCTGATGCTGGCGGTCACTGCGGTCAACCGCTGCCGCTACTGCTCGTTCGCCCACACCCGGATGGCGCTGGCGGCTGGCGTATCGAACGCCGAGATCGCCCGGATTCTGAATCAGACCCTGGACGACTGCCCGCCCGACGAAGCGCCGGCGCTGGCATATGCGTACCACTGGGCGGAGACTGATGCAATGCCAGAAGCGACGGCGCGTGAACGCCTGATCTGTGAGTACGGCGTTCTCCGCGCCGGGGCAATCGAGGCAGTGTTACGGATGATCCGGGTGGGAAACCTGATGGGCAATACGTTCGACTACCTGCTCTTTCGTATTTCGGGAGGACGGCTCGGAGCGACCGCTGACGACAGACATGAACGCAACAATCCTGATCATTGA
- a CDS encoding response regulator transcription factor yields the protein MNATILIIEDEASIRTVARAYLEQAGFRVLLADNGPEGVELARRERPDLVILDLNLPGMDGMEVAARLRQESDVFIIMLTARSEESDRVAGLRIGADDYVIKPFSPRELVARIEAILRRRRSASPVIDATLRFAHLRIDPERREVYVGDQAIDLTTTEFDVLLALARRHGRVLSREQILDLVWGDNFYGTDRVVDVYVGQVRRKLEAVAGVPLIQTVRGVGYKFIDAAV from the coding sequence ATGAACGCAACAATCCTGATCATTGAGGACGAAGCCAGCATCCGCACCGTCGCGCGCGCCTATCTCGAACAGGCGGGTTTTCGCGTGCTGCTGGCGGATAACGGACCGGAGGGGGTGGAACTGGCGCGTCGCGAGCGTCCCGATCTGGTCATTCTCGATCTCAACCTGCCGGGGATGGACGGGATGGAAGTGGCTGCACGCCTCCGTCAGGAATCGGACGTCTTCATCATCATGCTCACAGCGCGGAGCGAAGAGAGCGACCGGGTTGCAGGATTGCGCATTGGCGCCGATGATTACGTCATCAAGCCATTCAGCCCGCGCGAACTGGTTGCGCGCATCGAAGCCATTCTGCGTCGTCGTCGCTCTGCATCGCCAGTGATCGACGCCACCCTGCGCTTTGCGCACCTGCGGATCGACCCGGAGCGGCGTGAAGTCTATGTGGGCGATCAGGCAATCGACCTGACCACCACCGAGTTTGACGTATTGCTGGCGCTGGCGCGACGCCACGGCAGGGTGTTGAGTCGCGAGCAGATCCTCGATCTGGTGTGGGGCGACAACTTCTACGGCACTGATCGCGTGGTGGACGTGTATGTCGGTCAGGTGCGGCGGAAACTGGAAGCGGTCGCCGGTGTGCCGCTCATTCAGACCGTGCGTGGCGTCGGGTACAAGTTCATTGATGCTGCGGTGTAG
- a CDS encoding carbohydrate ABC transporter permease — translation MRQAKTLSAHPARRVRWMNRDRAIALLMIAPSALAIAVFVYGFIGWTAYISMTDWRGLAMTTSFVGFDNYLTIFNTGRFQTNIRNLIVFTIFFLAACLIIGLLLAVLIDSRVRFEGFFRSVYIFPMALSFIVTGVVWQWLFAPGNWPNDPTGINLLFKQSGLDFLQAAWTTDTSVVPGWRIEGLRTRIGIPMAMIPVVVAAVWQMSGFVMAMYLAGLRGIPEEIKEAARVDGATEWQVFRTITLPMLQPITLSAVIILGHISLKIFDLIVTMTGGAPGNNTEVPGLYMYEITFKANKFAEGAAVAMVMLVVVALLVVPYLIYNRRTEVER, via the coding sequence ATGCGACAAGCCAAAACGCTCAGTGCGCATCCCGCCCGCCGGGTGCGCTGGATGAACCGTGATCGGGCGATTGCGCTCCTCATGATCGCCCCGTCGGCGCTGGCAATCGCCGTGTTCGTTTATGGATTCATCGGCTGGACCGCCTACATCTCGATGACCGACTGGCGGGGACTGGCGATGACCACGTCGTTCGTCGGGTTCGACAATTATCTGACGATCTTCAACACCGGTCGCTTCCAGACGAATATTCGGAACCTGATTGTTTTTACAATCTTCTTTCTGGCAGCCTGTCTGATCATCGGTTTGCTGCTCGCCGTGCTGATCGACTCGCGGGTGCGCTTCGAGGGATTCTTCCGCTCGGTGTACATTTTCCCGATGGCGCTCTCGTTCATCGTCACCGGCGTGGTCTGGCAGTGGTTGTTCGCACCCGGCAACTGGCCCAACGATCCGACCGGCATCAACCTGTTGTTCAAGCAATCGGGGTTGGATTTTCTCCAGGCAGCCTGGACAACGGATACCAGTGTTGTGCCGGGATGGCGCATCGAAGGATTGCGCACCCGGATAGGGATCCCCATGGCGATGATCCCGGTGGTTGTCGCGGCGGTCTGGCAGATGTCGGGGTTTGTGATGGCAATGTATCTGGCAGGGTTGCGCGGCATTCCAGAGGAGATCAAAGAAGCGGCGCGCGTTGATGGCGCAACCGAGTGGCAGGTGTTCCGTACTATCACCCTGCCGATGCTCCAACCGATCACGCTGAGCGCTGTGATCATTCTGGGGCATATTTCGCTGAAAATCTTCGACCTGATTGTGACGATGACCGGCGGTGCGCCCGGCAACAATACTGAAGTACCGGGATTGTATATGTATGAGATCACATTCAAAGCCAACAAGTTCGCCGAGGGAGCGGCGGTTGCGATGGTGATGCTGGTGGTCGTGGCGTTGCTGGTGGTGCCGTACCTGATCTACAACCGTCGGACAGAGGTGGAGCGATGA
- a CDS encoding carbohydrate ABC transporter permease has protein sequence MSSVAMPAPKRHHIHWSRMVVYGVMIIFLLFFLLPVYLLLITSFKSFDQVSLSRMWELPTGFSLESFDRAWNGGEGVIGMRGSFWNSVQLVVPATVISCILGSLNGYVLSKWRFPGSETLFTLILFGMFIPYQSVLVPLVEVLREIRLYATIPGLILVHVVYGIPITTLIFRNYYATVPNELVEAGKIDGADFFHIYRHVMLPLSAPGFVVVAIWQFTSIWNEFLFGLIITNDPQLRPVTVALQNLSGSQFTQWNVQMAGALMVALPPLLVYIFLGKYFLRGLLAGSLKG, from the coding sequence ATGAGCAGTGTTGCCATGCCCGCGCCGAAACGGCACCACATTCACTGGTCGCGGATGGTCGTCTACGGCGTGATGATTATCTTCCTGTTGTTCTTCCTGTTGCCGGTCTATCTGCTGCTGATTACCAGTTTCAAAAGTTTCGACCAGGTCAGCCTCAGTCGCATGTGGGAGTTGCCGACCGGCTTCTCGCTGGAGAGTTTCGACCGCGCCTGGAACGGCGGCGAGGGTGTGATTGGGATGCGCGGGAGTTTCTGGAACAGTGTGCAGCTGGTGGTTCCGGCGACGGTCATCTCGTGCATCCTGGGGTCGCTCAATGGGTATGTCCTGTCGAAATGGCGCTTTCCCGGTTCGGAAACCCTGTTTACGCTGATCCTCTTCGGCATGTTCATCCCCTACCAGAGCGTGCTGGTGCCGCTGGTCGAGGTGTTGCGCGAGATCCGGCTGTATGCCACCATTCCCGGTCTGATCCTGGTGCACGTGGTCTACGGCATTCCGATCACGACGCTGATCTTCCGGAATTACTATGCGACGGTGCCGAACGAACTTGTGGAAGCCGGGAAGATCGACGGCGCCGATTTCTTCCATATCTACCGCCACGTGATGCTGCCGCTCTCCGCACCGGGGTTCGTGGTGGTGGCGATCTGGCAGTTCACCTCGATCTGGAATGAGTTCCTGTTCGGTCTGATCATCACCAACGATCCGCAACTGCGCCCGGTGACCGTTGCGCTGCAAAATCTGTCCGGCAGTCAGTTCACGCAGTGGAATGTGCAGATGGCCGGGGCGTTGATGGTTGCGTTGCCGCCGCTGCTGGTCTACATTTTCCTTGGAAAGTACTTCCTGCGCGGCTTGCTGGCGGGGTCGTTGAAGGGGTAA
- a CDS encoding ABC transporter substrate-binding protein, with protein MLPTKWLKLISAFAIVTLALAACGAPSTAQPTAAPAQPTTAPAQTGGGKLEIFSWWTNGGEADGLNAMFSIYQQKNPGVEIVNATVAGGAGTNAKTVLKTRLQGGQPPDSWQVHAGKELTAYVDAGQMEPLTQFFKEQGFDKVMPPKLLEQITYNGEIWSVPVNIHRSNVLWYNIKIFQENGLTPPKTIDDFFMVAEALKAKGIIPLAVGGKDKFETPHLFESVLLAVFGPDDYPKLFQPGADWSDLRVRQAAEIAKRMLEYSNSDRSSLGWADAAQLVLDGKAGMTIMGDWAHGYFISKGAKVGVDYGYAAAPGNDGVFMWLSDSFGLAKGAPNPEQAKAWLALCGSREGQDAFNPKKGSIPARTDADVSLYDEYLKYSIKAFGSEKLVPSVVHGAAAPEAYMTEYGNALNVFAGDLDVDAVVQALQDAAKDLK; from the coding sequence ATGCTTCCAACGAAGTGGTTGAAACTCATCAGCGCATTTGCGATCGTTACACTCGCGCTGGCAGCCTGTGGCGCGCCGTCCACCGCGCAACCGACTGCTGCCCCCGCACAGCCGACGACTGCCCCCGCGCAGACCGGCGGCGGGAAACTCGAAATCTTCAGCTGGTGGACGAACGGCGGTGAAGCGGATGGGCTGAATGCGATGTTCAGCATCTATCAGCAGAAGAATCCCGGTGTCGAAATTGTGAATGCCACGGTCGCCGGCGGCGCCGGCACGAACGCCAAGACGGTGCTGAAGACGCGCCTCCAGGGTGGTCAACCGCCGGATAGCTGGCAGGTGCACGCCGGTAAAGAACTGACCGCATATGTAGATGCCGGTCAGATGGAGCCGCTGACCCAGTTCTTCAAAGAGCAGGGTTTCGACAAGGTGATGCCGCCGAAACTGCTCGAACAGATCACCTACAACGGCGAAATCTGGTCGGTTCCGGTCAACATTCACCGCTCGAACGTGCTCTGGTACAACATCAAAATCTTCCAGGAGAATGGTCTGACCCCGCCCAAGACCATCGACGACTTCTTCATGGTCGCCGAGGCGCTCAAGGCAAAGGGGATCATCCCCCTGGCAGTCGGCGGCAAGGACAAGTTTGAGACGCCGCACCTGTTCGAGAGCGTGTTGCTGGCAGTTTTCGGACCGGACGACTACCCCAAACTGTTCCAGCCCGGCGCAGACTGGAGCGATCTGCGGGTGCGCCAGGCTGCCGAGATCGCCAAACGCATGCTGGAATACTCCAACAGTGATCGCTCCTCCCTCGGTTGGGCTGACGCAGCGCAACTGGTGCTCGACGGCAAGGCGGGCATGACGATCATGGGCGACTGGGCGCACGGCTACTTCATCAGCAAGGGCGCGAAAGTCGGCGTGGATTACGGCTATGCCGCAGCCCCCGGCAACGACGGCGTCTTTATGTGGCTGTCGGACAGTTTCGGGCTGGCGAAGGGTGCGCCGAACCCGGAGCAGGCAAAGGCATGGCTGGCGCTCTGCGGTTCGCGTGAGGGGCAGGATGCCTTCAACCCGAAGAAGGGTTCGATCCCGGCGCGCACTGACGCCGATGTGAGCCTGTATGATGAATATCTGAAGTACTCGATCAAAGCCTTCGGCAGCGAGAAACTGGTTCCCAGCGTCGTGCATGGCGCTGCCGCTCCCGAAGCGTATATGACCGAGTACGGCAATGCGCTGAATGTCTTCGCCGGCGATCTCGATGTTGATGCCGTCGTGCAGGCATTGCAGGACGCCGCGAAAGACCTGAAGTAG
- the dps gene encoding DNA starvation/stationary phase protection protein Dps, with protein MPEARTFPTRVGIPAETRRRMINLLNQHLADAFDLYSQTKQAHWNVKGLQFIALHELFDKLAEDLEEAIDDMAERVTALGGTALGTVRIVAASSSIAEYPLDITDGPQHIEALAERFGRLAGMVRSAIDTAAEAGDADTADLFTEVSRMLDKNLWFLEAHVQA; from the coding sequence ATGCCTGAAGCACGGACATTTCCGACGCGCGTTGGCATCCCTGCGGAAACGCGGCGTCGCATGATCAATCTGCTCAACCAGCATCTCGCCGATGCGTTCGACCTGTATAGCCAGACAAAACAGGCACACTGGAATGTCAAAGGGTTACAGTTCATCGCGCTCCACGAACTCTTCGACAAACTGGCGGAAGACCTGGAGGAAGCCATCGACGACATGGCGGAACGGGTGACGGCGCTTGGCGGTACTGCGCTGGGAACGGTACGAATCGTGGCGGCATCGTCCAGCATCGCGGAATACCCGCTCGACATCACAGACGGACCGCAGCATATCGAAGCGCTGGCAGAACGGTTCGGGCGCCTGGCGGGGATGGTGCGAAGCGCCATTGATACCGCCGCCGAAGCGGGTGATGCCGACACTGCTGACCTCTTCACCGAAGTGTCGCGCATGCTCGACAAGAACCTCTGGTTCCTCGAAGCGCACGTCCAGGCTTAG
- a CDS encoding sensor histidine kinase yields the protein MGLWRQLRWRIIAAHMLVVIVGVLTLIVTAETLAARSVDPALLPVFQSAVIQALVVAALAATIAGLATSILLVREILRPLRQLAASSRRIAGGNYDERVTAPLTDELREVAQSFNQMAETLAQVERQRITLIGNVAHELRTPLAGLEGYLEGLLDGVLPGDPETIHAMQHEVRRLRKLVDDLQHLSRVEAGQVAIQPQRFDVVALVHRIVAHLRPQLIEQCLQIAIEAPEKEALAYADPDRTAQVLINLIGNAIRYTPEDGCITIRVRCDPTHVQVIVEDTGIGIPAEALPYLFERFYRVDPSRSRASGGSGIGLTIARHLARAMGGEITAASPGIGKGSVFTLILPRGEIAS from the coding sequence ATGGGACTGTGGCGCCAACTCCGCTGGCGGATCATCGCAGCGCACATGCTCGTCGTGATTGTCGGCGTCCTTACCCTGATCGTGACGGCGGAAACGCTGGCGGCTCGTTCAGTTGACCCCGCATTGTTGCCGGTCTTCCAGTCGGCAGTGATCCAGGCGCTGGTTGTGGCGGCGCTGGCGGCGACGATCGCCGGTCTGGCGACGAGCATCCTGCTGGTGCGCGAAATCCTGCGACCGTTGCGACAACTGGCAGCCAGCAGTCGCCGGATCGCTGGCGGGAACTACGATGAGCGGGTAACGGCGCCGCTGACCGACGAACTCCGTGAAGTTGCGCAGAGTTTCAATCAGATGGCGGAGACGCTGGCGCAGGTCGAGCGCCAGCGGATCACCCTGATCGGCAATGTGGCGCACGAACTGCGCACGCCGCTCGCCGGTCTGGAAGGGTACCTGGAAGGATTGCTCGACGGCGTGCTGCCAGGCGACCCTGAGACGATCCATGCCATGCAACACGAAGTGCGGCGCCTCCGTAAACTGGTCGATGATCTTCAGCACCTCTCGCGTGTGGAAGCAGGGCAGGTTGCAATCCAGCCGCAACGCTTCGATGTCGTGGCGCTGGTGCACCGTATCGTTGCGCACCTTCGACCGCAACTGATCGAACAGTGCCTGCAGATTGCGATCGAAGCGCCGGAGAAAGAAGCGCTGGCATACGCCGATCCGGATCGGACGGCGCAGGTGCTGATCAACCTGATCGGCAACGCCATCCGATACACGCCGGAAGATGGATGTATCACGATCCGCGTGCGCTGCGACCCAACCCATGTGCAGGTGATCGTTGAGGACACCGGCATCGGCATCCCCGCTGAAGCGTTGCCCTATCTGTTCGAGCGTTTCTACCGCGTCGATCCGTCACGGAGTCGGGCAAGCGGCGGCAGCGGGATCGGTCTGACAATCGCGCGTCACCTGGCGCGGGCAATGGGCGGCGAGATCACCGCTGCCAGCCCCGGGATCGGCAAAGGAAGCGTGTTTACGCTCATTCTGCCGCGCGGAGAAATTGCTTCCTGA